Proteins encoded together in one Carya illinoinensis cultivar Pawnee chromosome 3, C.illinoinensisPawnee_v1, whole genome shotgun sequence window:
- the LOC122302932 gene encoding uncharacterized oxidoreductase At4g09670-like, producing the protein MAENPVRFGIIGCADIAKKVARAIDLAPNAVLHAISSRSIEKAMNFAATNGLPEAVNIYDSYDQVLDDPCVDAVYIPLPTSLHVHWAVLAARKKKHLLLEKPTALDVAELDRILEACESNGVQFMDGSMWLHHPRTAKMKELLCNFGPLDFIHSQSTTSATSEFLESNIRAQPDLDSLGALGDLAWYCIGAILWAKDYQLPTTVTALPVVIRNSAGVILSCTASLHWDQPDRTVATIHCSFLSHSSMDLAISASKGSLHVKDFIIPFQEHSASFDFTLGAKFADLHIGWNVKPKELHTASQLPQEALMVQELARLVDGIRESKSHPESKWPEISRKTQLVVDAVKKSIDFGYIPVNL; encoded by the exons ATGGCAGAAAATCCGGTACGTTTCGGTATCATAGGATGTGCCGATATAGCTAAGAAAGTGGCTAGAGCTATAGATTTAGCACCCAACGCTGTCCTCCACGCCATCTCTAGCCGTTCGATCGAAAAGGCAATGAATTTCGCTGCTACAAATGGGCTACCTGAGGCCGTGAATATCTATGACAGCTACGATCAGGTTCTCGACGACCCGTGCGTAGACGCCGTCTACATTCCTCTGCCCACTAGCCTTCACGTACACTGGGCCGTCCTGGCTGCACGTAAGAAGAAGCATTTGCTTTTGGAAAAACCGACGGCTCTTGATGTGGCAGAGCTTGATCGGATATTGGAAGCATGCGAATCTAACGGTGTACAGTTCATGGATGGGAGCATGTGGCTGCATCACCCTAGGACTGCCAAGATGAAGGAGTTGCTCTGTAACTTCGGACCGCTTGACTTT ATCCACAGCCAATCAACAACCTCAGCAACCTCAGAGTTTTTAGAGAGCAACATACGAGCACAACCAGACCTAGACAGCCTCGGTGCACTTGGGGACTTGGCCTGGTACTGCATTGGAGCCATCTTGTGGGCTAAGGACTACCAACTGCCTACTACGGTGACTGCTCTTCCTGTTGTCATTCGGAACTCTGCCGGAGTCATCTTGTCATGCACTGCCTCCCTTCACTGGGATCAACCAGACAGGACAGTTGCAACGATTCACTGCTCGTTCCTGTCCCACTCGTCCATGGACTTGGCCATATCTGCTTCTAAGGGATCTTTGCACGTCAAGGACTTCATAATCCCATTTCAGGAGCATTCCGCTTCTTTTGATTTCACGCTGGGTGCTAAGTTTGCCGATCTCCACATTGGGTGGAATGTAAAACCTAAGGAACTTCACACGGCTTCTCAGCTTCCTCAAGAGGCTTTGATGGTTCAAGAGCTAGCAAGGCTTGTCGATGGCATTAGGGAATCCAAGTCGCACCCGGAAAGCAAATGGCCTGAGATTAGTAGAAAGACACAGTTAGTT